TGCTTCTTCCTCCCATGCGTCCAAAAAATCGATCACGCCTTCGGCGCCAAAGAATGGAGAATGCTGGTGGGCGCGGTGTTGCTTCAAAAGGCACAGCACATCGACCTCTTCCAGGTGTCGCACGCGGTCTTTCGGGCCGTGAAAAGGGCGCTTCATGCGCTTGACGGCGGTAATGTGGCCGGTcgccttgtcgcgcgccttgacCACCTCACTAAACTCGCCGTGGCCCAAGATGGACTCGACGGCATAGTGCTCCTCAAACTTGCTCTGCTTCAACGCCATTCGGTACCGCCCATTAGCAGGCTCGCTCTGGGCATCGTTCTTTGGCACACGTACGGGCGGCGTccagagcgcggcgactgGCTCAGTATGCcgcggccgctgcgccttgtgtttgcgcgctgccgtGCCGCCAAACGGAACTTCGGGggcatgcgcatgcgccgcttcgtaCCATTTCATTccgtgcgctttgcgcgtgGGCGTGATGGGAGTTTGTTCTGTCTCAAAGACCTCGTTAAACATGACCACTGCACTCCGCCGCATGGTAGAGGAAAAGGCGGTGGGCGTTTGGGCGCTGGATTCGCCCCCGCGTGAAGGAGAGGCAAAGCAATTGTTGGGCGAATCCATCGTGGGCAAAACGCGCAAGCCGTGCGGTGGGCTCGCCATCGCCGTAGAAAAGACTGGGAGcatttgcggcgcgtctggCATGGGCGAGTCCTGCGGTTCGGCGTCGTTCTTCAAAGGAGttggcgcatcgcgcgcgacagCAAGCGAAGGTGATGCCGGCGATTCAAACACGTCGTGCTTGTCCCCGGGCTTGGGTATCGATAAAGAACAGATCTCGTCCAAAAAAGAGCCTAACGCGCGGCCACTAGAAAGTCGCTCGCTGGCGGAACGCGAATGGCATCGCCGTGTAACTTCCGACTTCGGCGCCGCAGTCCACGGCGCCGTGTTTTCATCCAAAACGCGTATGCGTGGCGCCGTGGTGGGTGCTAGGCGTGGCccatgcgcatgctgctTGTCGGGCGTAGGAAACAAGGGAGCACGAGAAGGAAATGGACCACCCATGGACCGTCCGCGACGATGAGTTTTGGCACCCGATGCAGCTTCCGACATGGTAAACGTGGGCTTCATCGGCGTATCCGGCATCGTTGCTGGCTGCGCTTTCCGCTCATTCGTCCTATCAGCAAGCGCAGTCTCGACTACAACGCGTAGAGGTCGCGCGTTCATAAAGCTGCTGTGACTGGGGAAGATGTCTTTGGATGGCGCactcgccgcacgcagcgtaTCGTAcgaagcggtgcgcgcgacgctttgCGGTCCAAACGGGATACCAGCACCAAAAGCAGCATCCGAAAGCGCACTACGGCGCCGCTTCGATACTAGTCCATTGCTCGTAAACGCGGCCTGGAGCGGGCGGACGTTGCGGAACGTCTCAGACGTGTTGGGTGTGACAGCCGAGTGGGTATGCGCGGGCGGCTGCAACCGGCTGCCGCTTGCACCCGCTGGAGGTGTAGACGTCGTCATCCGCTGTATACCCTGTCGCTGCAAGAGCTCAGCTTctcctgcaccgcgcaatTGACAGAGGGAGGCAAACCGCGCTAGCGCGTCGCCACGCGTGCGCTCAACCGCAAAACACGCGCCACGTGGAGTATGCATAAAACGCAAGTGTCAGGTGCTGTTGCATAATTATCCCACACACTCCATCCACCGTCGAAAAACAACTTGCACCGCCATCTATTTTGTTGGCATGTCAAGCGAGTCAGAGCCCATTGCCGGGATTCCGTCCAGTGCTTCCGAGCTTGCGTTGAGCATGTTTGAGAtgcctgcgcagctcaaTCTAAGCACGAAGCCGGTCTGTTCGCCATTTGACGAGCAAATGGGCGAATACCGCTTGGCCGTGGAGGATTTCCGATGGCACCAACTGACCGATGGTCCATTTGAGGGGGACTGGACGCGCGGACTATGGGGTGGCGAAATGTACCAGGAGCGTAGGTCTTGCGTGGCTGGCCGCGCAGATGATATGCTCACCACTACCGTGCTAAAACTCCCTCCATCGCTCGCTCTCGATCAATTCGCTGCGCTTTTTCGTCTCACCTGGATTCGTGCGCGCTTTGAACACCCATCGATTGCAATGACGATACACACCGACATGCTCCCGATTTCGGTCCTTCCGTCGCTCGTGTACCACCCCGTGCCGTCTTTTGCAGACGTAAGTGCGTGGGCCGATACATCTTTTGTGTTGCATGTCCCAGACACGTACGAAGAGTGTGCACTGAACCTTTCCGCACGTGTGGaacgcttgcgcaagcagctaATCCAGTGGGAGCTTCCTGTAAATCAGTGTGCCAAATATATGCACATTGTCTTTTCAGATCGCGCAGAGGATCAGCAACGGATCGCTATCATTGTCCATTCCGCGCACACAATCTCGGACGCGCACTCAGAGATGATGGTGCTTCGAAAGCAGCTTGGGTGGCTTGCCGAATACGTTGCTTTGCCGTATCCGCTGCCAGAAACGGACCCGCTGCACCCTGCCAACCTCGCGTGGGGCGAGGAAATGACACGGCTTCCGCCATGCCTGCATGAGCTCCTGGGTGTGGATATCGACGTCTTCGACGAGGACAAGGCCGTGCAGACGTCCGGCAAGGCCTTTTTGGGCCATTCATTGCGCCTAGATCTGGGCAGGCCCATAGGCAATGGTTTGTGCGACACGATGCGCACATCCATGGTCTTTTCCGTCGAGGAGACCAAGTCAATTCAACGCGCGTGCAAGGCAAAGTCATACACCATGACGCAGATTGTCGATGCCGCACGTCATCTCGCTTACATCGATGCCAGGCGGGGCTACCTGGAAAATGTACCGTTTATTTACGAAACGCTACACACCAACTTTTTAATGCCGATCGATATGCGGCATATGTTTATCGACGCGTATGACAAGTACAACTTTGCCGGTAACGCGACTGGTGGTTTTACTACGATCATGGGTCTGCGCGAGCCGTATTTTGTGCCCGCGTCCAAGGAGCGGCTTACCCATTTCTGGCGCCACACACGCGACCTGGATCAGGTTCGTGTCTTGTGCAAGGTCACGGACATGCTCGTGCCACGATACAGGGATTCAGCGTCAGAAATGCAGGACGTGCTCGAGGGGCTCACCGCACTGCTCGTCAAGGGCGGCTTGCTGAGCCAGGATTACCCTTGGACCCAACTCGCGCCGGAAGGATTCAGCAGTGTAGGTGTAGTGGAACGTACTCTTCCGCATGCATACCCGCTTCCGGGCCACAAGGTGCCAATCACTGTTCAGGACTGGGACATTGCCCTTACTATGTCTCGCCATGTGTCCAGTCTCCAATTTTCCTTCCACATGTGGTCTTTGCACGACAAACTACACCTCTCCATCGTGCACACGCAGATTATGAAGAAAAAAATGGTCAAGTCCTTTTTAGAGACGATCCGTACGTCTTTGCTCTTGTTTGCAGAGGCGTACGACCCCGAAAAGCAAGCAAGCTATGGCTCTTGCACGTGTATGTAAATCTTTACCCGTTTTCACCCCAATAGATCGTCCAAATAGGTTTGTATCGAGTACTCCTGCTTGTGCGGGGAGGGTATATGTGCATGGCTttttttttcgcgctcATACGCTTCGTTGGGCTCGTTTAGCGACGCAAGAAACTCGTCAATGTccggcagcgccgacgtcggcgAGGTCGCTTCGGGAATGCTGACGCGCGACTCGTTCGGCGCCTCGTGCATATGCCGCTTGTGTTGTGTGCGGGGCACTGCGCCTGCGTCCCTGCGCCAcaatgccgcgcttcggcgcggctgcgtcTGGCTGCCATCGAGCCGCATTTTCAGCGCACGCTTCGCATCATCTTCCTCTTTTTCTGCTCGCATCGCGGCAAAATCCGGCTCGGGTAATATTGTTAGTGTCTTCTCCACCTCCTCGTCACTATCGGCGCCCGAAGCAAACTGCGGCTTGCCTTGAAGCGCCAAGGCAGCGACTTGGTGGTGAATGGCAGACAAATCTACTTCTGGCTCCGACTCCTTgtcttcctcgtcgctctCGGGCACATCGTAGCGCCACGTATTGGTcgcttctttgcgccgGTGATACTTGGCATCCTCCTTCTTTTGCGCCAAGTTTcgttcggcgcgcgtcACGGGGCGTCTTGCGACAAAAAGATGCGCGTCATTGGGTTTATCTGCGTCATTGTCGCTCAAATCCTGCTCCTCCCCGTCGTCATCTTCTATTTTTGCGTTATGTTCCCCTTCTTTCTCTTTCTTGCCAAGCGGTAATCCATGCTTCGCCTTGTATTTCCGCGAAGCACGCGCCTTGAATCTGTCCTGAATGGTCATGGATGTGGAGGACTGTGCGGCTCAGCTCCACTTTTTCGCACCACACAAGAATGCACACATTCTCTCGGACGGCGttcctcgacgagcttgaCGGCTTGATCCCTGACCCCAATGCACCGCACAAGTACAAGAATGAATCACTTGCCGACGCACTAACAAAGAGCGATCTTTTGGGCGGACTGCGCGATCAGTACGAACTCCCTCGCAAACGCGATATTACAGGCAATCAAGCAATCCCGGAGGATGAGCTGGCTTTGTATTTCACGGGCAACTCGCTTGGCCCTTTGGCAAAGCTGTCGCGGCACTACGTTGCAGAGGAGCTGGACGTCTGGAGCCGTACCGGTGTGAATGGACACTTTTCCCATGCGTCTGGCCGCCCTTGGGCCGCCCAGGACGAGTGTGTTGCGCGATACGCGGCTGAGATGGTCGGTGCCAAGCGGTCCGAAGTCGCAGTAATGGCGACACTTACCCAAAATCTGCACACGATGCTGAGCACCTTTTACCGCCCCAATGTGCCCGACGGCATTCCATCCCCGCTAGGGCACGCCGGAAcggaaaagcggcgcaagatTGTGTATGAATACAAGGCGTTTCCTTCTGACAAGTACGCACTCGACTCGGTATGCTTGCTGAATGGACTGGACCCAGCGCAAGTGCTCGTGCCGCTCAGGCCTAGGGACGGCGAGGCAAGCCTGCGCACGGAGGATATCCTTGCCGTGATCGACGCGTTGGGCAGGTCGGGAGAGGGCGCAATGATTATGCTTGGAGGCGTACAATACTTTACAGGCCAGCTATTTGAGATTGCCACGATCGCCaaggcggcgcacgcggcaaATATGCTTGTCGGGCTGGACCTTGCGCATGCGTTCATGAacgtgccgctgcagctgcacgaTTGGGGCATTGATTGGGCGGCTTGGTGCTCGTACAAGTATGCCTCGGCAGGCCCAGGTGGAATTGCCGGTCTGTTTGTGCACGAGCGCTGGGGAAAGCATCCAATCCCTCGCCCGAGCGGCTGGTGGGGACACAACCGCGCGACACGGTTTACCATGCCGGAAACGTTTGATCCCATGTCGGGTGCCGCTGGTTGGCAGGTGTCGAACCCGTCGGCGATAGATATTGCCATCCTTCTCGGCTCTTTCGAAACGGTGATTGAGGGTGTGAAGGCGACGAGCAGTGACAACGCGCTAGCTCTGAGCGGCATCGGGTCCGATAGCGATAccgaagagcgcgagaagcTAGAAAAGCTTGGATGTGGGCGTATCATGCCTATATTGCGCCTCAAATCAATGCGACTGACCGCCTACTTAGAACTCCTCCTTGGGCCCGAGGGTTTCAATCTCGAGAGTATGGGTGTCAAGCTTTGTCTCATTACGCCGGAAGACCCAGAGCAGCGCGGATCGCAATTATGTATCCAGTTTTTGGACAACGCTTCACAGGCCGAGCCGCACAAGACGGGCTCCACCGACCAAGTGGCACGGTTTATGGGAAAAGATACGTTACTTGCCAAGGTTATGGAGTTGATCGAaaaggagcgcggcgttttAGTTGATATACGGTACCCGGATGTGCTCCGTATGGCGCCACTCGCGCAGTTCTCTACATACATGGACGTCTATCACGCCTGCGAGGCACTCGCATGGGCGCTGGGCCAGCTTCAGAGCGTCTGAAGCCCCCGCGTCCGGAAACCAGTCTCGGCCGAATATGCGCCCAAAGGGTGGACACGGGTTAGTCAGAAATGCGTCCGTCGCCTTTTCCTGTGGCTCGCACACCCAGCCAGTTTACTCCGCGTGTGTATATCTATCTTAGGATTTTCTGGTATACATCCATATGACTACTGCGGCTATTAGTGCAATTGGATACGCGGGCTTTGGGTTCCTCGCCCGCTGCTACGCTCTCGGTATTCAGAAACGGAACATTTTTGACAGTACGTGTTTGCCAATGCACCCAACTTACCTTGCAGACTTTGGTGGTCACATAATGTTCGCAGGCGCGTTCGGCGCGTTGGGATACTGGCTTCATGGCGTCAAGTTTTACCAGCAGGCTTTGCTTGAGAAGAAACAAGAAGAgcttgcgacgcgccgcgggACATAAACGGCAGGACGCTTTGCTGCAGTTTGCATGTGATGCCCACCCTACGCCCAGCGCGTTATTCTTACTGCAGCATAGCGAGATATCTGCACAGAATCCTTTATATGAGTCACTACGGCACCGTCCATGTACGAAATAAACTACCCGTGCATCGCTGCTTCTACAAGGATGCAGAGTGTGTTGTGCCTTAGCGTATGTAAAAGGGGGACTGCCATGTTTTATGTATCTTAGTTCATTACAGAGCACACATTTTCATGTACATTCGCATGTCTGTGCAGGTGAGCCTGCACTGGTGCCACAGTGAGCAGATGGCAAAACAGTAAATCCAGCTCGAGACAAAGCGTCGCATTCGTGCAATCGCAGCATAGTCTACAGGAAGAACTAGCAAAGAGCTAAAAATGATATCGTCCCTAGACCGAATCGGCTTAGCCAATTTCCGTAAAACAGCAGCTCTGTACAGCCGCAGTATATTTTGAGGGTGAAACACCAAAAAGAAGCAGTTTAGGCAGTGGTCGCCGCAGTCTGCGTCTTCCTCTCGCCGAGGCGCTTCGTAATGAGCTCGTCGTAGGCGGCCTTCTCGGCAGTCCTCTTGGCGTACCTCAGGTGCTTCACACGCTTCTCGTCACGCTTGCGTTGGAGGCGCTGGGGGGTAATAAGGCGCTGGATCCTGGGTGCCTTGGTGTACGGCTTCGCGCCCTCCTTCTTGGGCTCAATCGTACGGCGAATAACGTacttgcgcacgtcgtCCTCCTTCGTCAGGTTGAAGAACTTGCGAATGTGGTTAGCACGCTTGGGACCGAGACGCTTGGGGACAGCGCTTTCGGGGTTAGTCAAGCCAGGAATCTCCTGCTCGCCCTGCTTGACAATGGAGCAGTGCAAAGCCTGGATATCAGGGCCGACAATGCAGCCGCGAACCGACTTCCGGCGGCGTTGACCGGCGCGGCGGGGACGGTAGCAAGAAGTGTTGGCACCGAGGAGGAGACGCACACGGTAAGGAAGAAGGACACCCTGCTTCATAGGGAATCCCTGCTTGTCGTTACCACCGCCAATGCGGAGAACATAGCCCTTCCACTCGTCACCGAGGCTGTCAACCTCGACATCCTGAGCCATGCGCTTGTCAaagaagcagcgcacgttGCGCTCATCCAAGAACTCAAAAGACTTCTGCGCGCCCGTAGCAGGGTTGGCAACGTTAAGCTTCATCTACAATTTGTGTTAGCGTCTGCACAAATAAAAAACGCGGATACCAACCTTGCGAAGGTTGCAGTGTGATGTGCAAAGCCTGCGCCAGAGCGTGCGGCCCCGAAAACCGCGGCCGGCGCTGTATTTGGCACGTGATATATAGTTTGTCCTATACGACTTCACGTGTATAGCATTAAACACGTGACTGTTTTTGTGCATGGCACGAATACGGCACGTATCTGCTCCGTTCACCTTACCAGCTTCGGTCTTCTCGCTTGACTATCTTGTACGTATATGGATGCTGTGCGCCATGTTGCGATGTGCATTGTATGTGTAGCCCCTATGCGGTTCTTGTGCAAATGCCCGCATGCTGGTGACACTGCTGTGATATGAAAGACATGGTACTGACCACGCTTCTTGCTTTCCTGAACAGACATCATGGGTCGCATGCACTCCAAGGGAAAGGGTATTAGCGCGTCTGCGCTGCCTTACGTTCGCGCTCCTCCGGCGTGGCTCAAGACGCCTGCTGAGGAGGTCGTCGTGATGATTACCAAACTCGCTCGTAAGGGCATCACGCCGTCGCAAATCGGTGCTCAGCTCCGTGACAGCCAAGGCATCCCTCAGGTTCGCTATGTCACTGGTAACAAGATTCTCCGTATCCTCAAGAGCGAGGGCCTTGCTCCTGAGATCCCCGAGGACCTTTACCACCTCATCGTGCGTATTGTAAAAATCGACTGACAGTAcagaagcgcgccgtcactgtgcgcaagcacctggAGCGTAACCGCAAGGACGTTTCCGCCAAGTTCCGCCTTGTCCTCATTGAGTCGCGTATTCACCGTCTCACCCGCTACTACAAGACGATCGGTGCCGTCGCCCCCACCTTCAAGTACGAGTCTTCTACTGCCTCGACGCTTGTGGCTTAAGCTTGATGATTCCCTGCGAAAAACGTCTACGTGTAATTTTCCTATGGGACTGTATTCGTATGCGATATGTGTTCTGCGCACGAACATAACGTCTGCGTGGCACGAGACTCTTGTGTGCACTGACAAACCATGGATTGGTGTACTTGTCTGCATATAGACTGTTTTATACGAATGTATGCAACAATGAAAAGCATAACCCGTAATTGATGGCAACACTATAGTACGctgacgctgcgctgcgcggtcGGAAGGTGGGCTTGCGGCCGTGGCACCACATGGTCCGCAGCAAGTGGAGTACATACGTAAGCAAGTAAGCAGGCACCAGGCGAACGTGCGCGAATGCACACCCACCAGTGGCCCAAGCTATGGCGTAACATGCATCTGTAAAGTAGCGACACGCGCATCGTAAGATGTTTGGCTGTAGATCAACGCGCACGACACCGTCGCTCCTCGATGCGCGTTAGGGCGTGCTAATGAAGATGCTGCCCGCAGCGTACGAGGAAAATTCACCCGATACACCATTGCTCGATGATACGACGGATGTGGAGCCACTCGTGCTGCCCGGTGTCGCAAGCCCGGTGTATGGCACCACTCCAAAACTTGGACCATGCGGGCAGGAATTGCCACCGCCGCTTTTTGCTGAAACATACAGTATAGGCGAGGTGCCACACCCCGAAACAGAAACGGCAGGCGCAAAGGTGCTCACTGCTTCGGCAGTATTCTCGCgttccggcgcgctgcacccCTCGGCCATCATGCCGCGTCGGGGCAGTCTAGCGGGCAGGAAAGAGTATGCCGaagccatgcgccgcgcgtcggATACGAATATACCATTGGACTCACAGGTAGTGCAGGAAAAAGACTGGAACATGGGCGTCTTCTTAACAGATTTGTGGCGCGACGTcacggccgcgccgcagcagcccCCTTTGCCAAAACGTGCGCAACAAACAGGAAGCGCACTCGAAGCCATTGGCGCCTTGTTCCTGCGGCGAGATAGCGCAGGCAGGCTCGAGGATCTTACACTCCGCCAAAAGGAAGCCAGCGCAGACACACAGAACAATTTTTTCTGGACGGTGCTTCTGCAGCTCAAAATGTGTCTTTTGTTGCTCAAAAAGCTCCTCTTCTTTCTCACCGACCTCGTTTTTCCAAAAAGCAACCCTCGAACGCGCGTTGCAGCGTATACGGACGGTGTGTCGGACAAAGATGCTCCGTCGACGCCGGTAGCAATGCCCGGTATGTTTGTGCATGACCACGATGATGGATTGTTGCTCCCGCCGCCATTCCTAGACGAATACAGCGACCCACGCAGCTTTGAAGGGCTCCTTGGCGTGCGTCGGATGCGCGAGCAGAGGCAGCGGAGGCAGCGGCTGGACAAGCTCTCGGAGCAGAACCGGCCAGCGCACCGTGTAGATATACTCACTGCGCTCTCCAACTTTGTCACCTCTGCAAAAGCATCGGAGAAGCGGAGAGAGATGGAGCGCAGGCCGCGGCGTGATACAGGCTTTGGCTTTGGCTtttccaagcgcagcgagcaggTGCCATGGACAACGGCACGGCTGTTTGCAAGACGCAAAACACCCGCAAGTGATACCCCAATAGAGCCGTGTTTGCAAAAAGCATCCCCTGGTTTGCAGTCATCTGCGTATGCCAGTGACCCAGAgcaacgcacgccgccgagtCTCTGCGCGCAGTCCGGCTCAAAAAGCGCGCCCACCACACCAGCCAGCATTATTGGCCCAGCGGATTTCGTGGCAGACAAATCAACCCAGACCGCTTCTCGGCTGACGCCGCTTGCAATGCTCCAAATGGGACGCGAAGAGGGCAAGTACCTTGCGTCTGCTCATGTCGCTACAAAGCATTTTGTGCATAAGAATACGCCTTCGCCCGACGCGCAGGCTCTGCGTGCTGTGAGTGTGAGCAGCGTATGGATGTGCTTGTCGTATTGTTTTGTCGCGCTGACGCTAACCCCCGACTTTGTTGTCTTTCTCTTGGCACACCTGCTGGACGTAGCCATCGAGACGTACGAAACGCTCGCTGAAGCGCTTTGGTTTCTGCGCTGGATTTGGCAAAATGTCACTGCTCAGACTGTGCTTGGACGGTGCTGCTACGACGCGTACAAACTCATTAAGGCGGAATGGTCCTATGTCGCGTTAGAAGACCacgaagcgcgcagcgagcgacGCCGTCCGCTGCCCAAGCTTGGCTGGcaatcgcgccgcggcctcAGCGTACTGCAAGTGCTACACGGTTTCCTGGAACTTGTTTGCCTTCAATCGGTCACACGCGAGCGGTACCAGCATGAAAGTGCGGAACTGGTCAAGATTGAAGAGTGGAAAAGCAGAGTGCAGCACAATGGAGCCGACAGCCGCGACGACGAACTCGTCGTCACCAACCGCTCCAACGATATCCTGGAAATTGCTAGCACCGCACTGACCGACGAGCCAGCGTACGACCCCAGCGTGTGGGAAGAA
This is a stretch of genomic DNA from Malassezia vespertilionis chromosome 1, complete sequence. It encodes these proteins:
- the SWE1 gene encoding non-specific serine/threonine protein kinase (BUSCO:EOG09260W9L; COG:D; EggNog:ENOG503NUW3), which translates into the protein MTTSTPPAGASGSRLQPPAHTHSAVTPNTSETFRNVRPLQAAFTSNGLVSKRRRSALSDAAFGAGIPFGPQSVARTASYDTLRAASAPSKDIFPSHSSFMNARPLRVVVETALADRTNERKAQPATMPDTPMKPTFTMSEAASGAKTHRRGRSMGGPFPSRAPLFPTPDKQHAHGPRLAPTTAPRIRVLDENTAPWTAAPKSEVTRRCHSRSASERLSSGRALGSFLDEICSLSIPKPGDKHDVFESPASPSLAVARDAPTPLKNDAEPQDSPMPDAPQMLPVFSTAMASPPHGLRVLPTMDSPNNCFASPSRGGESSAQTPTAFSSTMRRSAVVMFNEVFETEQTPITPTRKAHGMKWYEAAHAHAPEVPFGGTAARKHKAQRPRHTEPVAALWTPPVRVPKNDAQSEPANGRYRMALKQSKFEEHYAVESILGHGEFSEVVKARDKATGHITAVKRMKRPFHGPKDRVRHLEEVDVLCLLKQHRAHQHSPFFGAEGVIDFLDAWEEEAHLYIQTELCPLGSLAFVLAEYGKQVGPLDEARVWKILAELAAALDYIHKCGVLHLDLKPANVLITEIGSLKVTDFGMATRWPRCTAREILAGARLDTHKFLPEGENGSDLSFNSPPSSPLPCAVASVAATSPAPWALPAADQQPQAFAFTAPHSQSEAFVFPERPRRRGNRQRKSSQVLLLEREGDREYIAPEVIFESKYGKPADIFSLGLILLEAACGVEIPDNGEPWHKLRCDDFSDVNLSLLSPALHSVITSMLASQPYMRPTASDLMELPALVAVREIMARGLKASELDQLPAFSAQTENGAPYPLPSSKYYAPPNQMTDASDRMVVRFRGALIQEDEMQFMTEVMHAADRPSEQASPDTSTSLMTEDAPDAPDCALGHPYRALLHEQEPCADYTSHGMEIDRIAPVG
- the BNA5_1 gene encoding kynureninase (EggNog:ENOG503NUB7; COG:E) → MHTFSRTAFLDELDGLIPDPNAPHKYKNESLADALTKSDLLGGLRDQYELPRKRDITGNQAIPEDELALYFTGNSLGPLAKLSRHYVAEELDVWSRTGVNGHFSHASGRPWAAQDECVARYAAEMVGAKRSEVAVMATLTQNLHTMLSTFYRPNVPDGIPSPLGHAGTEKRRKIVYEYKAFPSDKYALDSVCLLNGLDPAQVLVPLRPRDGEASLRTEDILAVIDALGRSGEGAMIMLGGVQYFTGQLFEIATIAKAAHAANMLVGLDLAHAFMNVPLQLHDWGIDWAAWCSYKYASAGPGGIAGLFVHERWGKHPIPRPSGWWGHNRATRFTMPETFDPMSGAAGWQVSNPSAIDIAILLGSFETVIEGVKATSSDNALALSGIGSDSDTEEREKLEKLGCGRIMPILRLKSMRLTAYLELLLGPEGFNLESMGVKLCLITPEDPEQRGSQLCIQFLDNASQAEPHKTGSTDQVARFMGKDTLLAKVMELIEKERGVLVDIRYPDVLRMAPLAQFSTYMDVYHACEALAWALGQLQSV
- the RPS6 gene encoding 40S ribosomal protein S6 (COG:J; EggNog:ENOG503NUD1) — its product is MKLNVANPATGAQKSFEFLDERNVRCFFDKRMAQDVEVDSLGDEWKGYVLRIGGGNDKQGFPMKQGVLLPYRVRLLLGANTSCYRPRRAGQRRRKSVRGCIVGPDIQALHCSIVKQGEQEIPGLTNPESAVPKRLGPKRANHIRKFFNLTKEDDVRKYVIRRTIEPKKEGAKPYTKAPRIQRLITPQRLQRKRDEKRVKHLRYAKRTAEKAAYDELITKRLGERKTQTAATTA
- the RPS13 gene encoding ribosomal 40S subunit protein S13 (EggNog:ENOG503P1R2; BUSCO:EOG0926514P; COG:J) — encoded protein: MGRMHSKGKGISASALPYVRAPPAWLKTPAEEVVVMITKLARKGITPSQIGAQLRDSQGIPQVRYVTGNKILRILKSEGLAPEIPEDLYHLIKRAVTVRKHLERNRKDVSAKFRLVLIESRIHRLTRYYKTIGAVAPTFKYESSTASTLVA
- a CDS encoding uncharacterized protein (EggNog:ENOG503P2D6; COG:I; COG:O; COG:T), which gives rise to MLPAAYEENSPDTPLLDDTTDVEPLVLPGVASPVYGTTPKLGPCGQELPPPLFAETYSIGEVPHPETETAGAKVLTASAVFSRSGALHPSAIMPRRGSLAGRKEYAEAMRRASDTNIPLDSQVVQEKDWNMGVFLTDLWRDVTAAPQQPPLPKRAQQTGSALEAIGALFLRRDSAGRLEDLTLRQKEASADTQNNFFWTVLLQLKMCLLLLKKLLFFLTDLVFPKSNPRTRVAAYTDGVSDKDAPSTPVAMPGMFVHDHDDGLLLPPPFLDEYSDPRSFEGLLGVRRMREQRQRRQRLDKLSEQNRPAHRVDILTALSNFVTSAKASEKRREMERRPRRDTGFGFGFSKRSEQVPWTTARLFARRKTPASDTPIEPCLQKASPGLQSSAYASDPEQRTPPSLCAQSGSKSAPTTPASIIGPADFVADKSTQTASRLTPLAMLQMGREEGKYLASAHVATKHFVHKNTPSPDAQALRAVSVSSVWMCLSYCFVALTLTPDFVVFLLAHLLDVAIETYETLAEALWFLRWIWQNVTAQTVLGRCCYDAYKLIKAEWSYVALEDHEARSERRRPLPKLGWQSRRGLSVLQVLHGFLELVCLQSVTRERYQHESAELVKIEEWKSRVQHNGADSRDDELVVTNRSNDILEIASTALTDEPAYDPSVWEENTVSLVRNIKWASQLSMSAYGLQVLIVDLPPVFTPSGHQLPRQTFAHLSRLNADDVVHAEIQALNVEATYSPTFYIIRDMRRKVVCVAVRGTQSFADIVVDLDMRTEDVTPSLAEWRGVERGSNTERFSYHAGIWRAAEALVQPGSTLFNKLCDTLNEYPEFGLVFVGHSLGGAIASAATILLSEYHLDGDADASRGIWRTVDTNGFSGGRRIRAITFAHPSTLSYNLSHRTSFGAVPLVTTVIYGSDIIPRFGHGQIRELRRVLGALTRVRRRRHKYAAANRNDAKKDSDCEAVGVHVLRRYCDWLSICYTDRPDDVMRDRKRNIEDTFWRLRREVEDDLYAQAKHRFDKANTHINAPISPWIQAVRQGDVPLHTLSTRRQRMDQATLSNEAAHGGTLVPAGRILWIADGDLYTVTDPRTFFSLPDLTSSLFADHFPAAYEEAVAALGKDLR